A genome region from Lucilia cuprina isolate Lc7/37 chromosome 3, ASM2204524v1, whole genome shotgun sequence includes the following:
- the LOC111683719 gene encoding ADP-ribosylation factor 1, giving the protein MGLTLCKYTLRCCCCCFCNRKPQNSVGIVPDKKLKFLLLGLSGSGKTEIAHYLSKAQRLDYDSTNGVHNYNFKLMDAMCSLTEVGGSDDMQRIWHHYYVGTMGIIYCFDMSSKYDDIKKSFKQLQSVLKNPYVMAKPILLVATKADLADESIQLYDIENTFSIQKMAVSYGCSVKLCCYDPRTEQKETNMNINLKSGMQWLVSYLLNNYNVLQMRLNCDKNMQTWEQQRNKLVAEGKLNFKNYERFPKSSSRQKLWRLSRKRLRRSLIRPRTAPPKICSISTIQQQSTVVLKDSTSSKITNHTSSKVPNGKVKFCSDEEEHINV; this is encoded by the exons atggGTTTAACTTTGTGTAAATATActttacgttgttgttgttgctgcttttgTAATAGAAAACCACAAAATAG TGTTGGCATTGTTccagataaaaaattaaaatttttgttactgGGTTTGAGTGGCAGTGGAAAAACCGAAATTGCTCATTATTTGTCGAAAGCACAACGTCTAGACTACGACTCAACAAATGGTGTacataattacaattttaagcTGATGGATGCAATGTGTTCACTAACGGAAGTTGGTGGCAGTGATGATATGCAAAGGATATGGCATCATTATTATGTGGga ACTATGGGTATCATTTATTGTTTCGATATGTCCTCGAAGTACGATGATATAAAGAAATCATTTAAACAACTGCAAAGTGTATTAAAAAATCCATACGTAATGGCTAAACCCATTTTATTGGTGGCCACTAAAGCAGACTTAGCCGATGAAAGCATACAATTGTATGACATTGAAAATACATTCAGCATACAAAAGATGGCTGTATCCTATGGTTGCAGTGTAAAATTGTGCTGCTATGACCCGAGAACAGAACAAAAGGAAACAAATATGAACATAAACTTGAAATCAGGAATGCAGTGGTTGGTTTcatatcttttaaataattacaatgtACTACAAATGCGCTTAAACTGTGATAAAAATATGCAG ACTTGGGAACAACAACGCAATAAACTGGTGGCAGAgggtaaattaaatttcaaaaactatgaACGTTTTCCCAAGTCCTCCAGTCGCCAAAAGTTGTGGCGTTTATCCCGCAAACGCTTGAGACGCAGTCTTATTAGACCACGCACGGCTCCGCCAAAAATATGCAGCATTTCCACCATACAACAACAATCAACAGTAGTGTTAAAAGATTCTACTTCCTCTAAAATAACAAACCATACTTCTAGTAAAGTGCCAAATGGTAAAGTAAAATTCTGTAGCGATGAAGAGGAGCATATAAATGTTtag